One Cellulosimicrobium protaetiae genomic region harbors:
- a CDS encoding RNA polymerase sigma factor: MARSAARVPRVEPGAGRDERAPGSPDDATPGRGLDLPTAYDRWAPLVRAVVARRVRDPADTDDATQLVFLAAWRSRDRFDPARGDVPVWLLGIARHVTSDLLATRAREARRREAVSRVRVVTVVPDPADDVAARLDLDVALRSLAPERRRVVRLVYAQGRTHAQVAAETGLPLGTVKSHARRGLAQLRAHP; encoded by the coding sequence GTGGCACGGTCAGCGGCACGCGTCCCCCGCGTCGAACCGGGCGCGGGGCGGGACGAGCGCGCGCCCGGCTCACCCGACGACGCCACCCCCGGCCGGGGCCTCGACCTCCCCACGGCCTACGACCGCTGGGCCCCGCTCGTCCGTGCCGTCGTCGCGCGACGTGTGCGCGACCCGGCCGACACCGACGACGCGACCCAGCTCGTCTTCCTCGCCGCGTGGCGCTCGCGCGACCGGTTCGACCCCGCCCGCGGCGACGTGCCCGTGTGGCTGCTGGGCATCGCCCGGCACGTCACGTCGGACCTGCTCGCCACCCGTGCGCGCGAGGCCCGACGGCGCGAGGCGGTCTCCCGGGTGCGGGTCGTCACGGTGGTCCCCGACCCGGCCGACGACGTCGCGGCCCGGCTCGACCTCGACGTCGCCCTGCGCAGCCTGGCACCCGAGCGCCGTCGGGTGGTCCGCCTCGTGTACGCGCAGGGCCGGACGCACGCGCAGGTCGCCGCCGAGACCGGCCTCCCGCTCGGCACCGTGAAGAGCCACGCCCGCCGTGGCCTGGCCCAGCTCCGCGCCCACCCCTGA
- a CDS encoding DUF58 domain-containing protein, with protein MPDVSRLAQVRARLDLPVARRASGLLEGRHRSVFKGHGQDFDDLHLYAPGEDVGDIDWKSSARAGLPIIRRFVRESNLNLVLVVDTGRTMGATAPSGETKAEIASFCCALVAYLARDRGDRVALVAGDAERLAQLPPRASTRDLEVLLRTVEDLWRPDAPASDLARPLDRARSAFRRRSLIVVVTDEARPEAGHEQLLRSLRVRHEVMVVQVADLSPVGAGVGPHATGDVTDVDGTLRLPAFLRGRAALAEPAAQALAARRAEVAERLRTLQVEGVLVEGSDDVVQRFVELLGRQKRARR; from the coding sequence GTGCCCGACGTCTCCCGTCTCGCCCAGGTCCGGGCCCGGCTCGACCTCCCGGTCGCGCGCCGGGCGTCCGGCCTGCTCGAGGGGCGGCACCGATCGGTGTTCAAGGGCCACGGGCAGGACTTCGACGACCTGCACCTGTACGCGCCGGGCGAGGACGTGGGCGACATCGACTGGAAGTCCTCGGCGCGCGCGGGGCTGCCGATCATCCGCCGGTTCGTCCGCGAGTCGAACCTCAACCTCGTCCTCGTCGTCGACACGGGCCGGACGATGGGCGCGACCGCCCCGAGCGGCGAGACCAAGGCGGAGATCGCGAGCTTCTGCTGCGCGCTCGTCGCGTACCTCGCGCGCGACCGCGGGGACCGCGTCGCGCTCGTCGCGGGCGACGCCGAGCGTCTCGCCCAGCTCCCGCCCCGCGCGAGCACGCGGGACCTCGAGGTGCTGCTGCGCACGGTGGAGGACCTCTGGCGTCCCGACGCCCCCGCGAGCGACCTGGCGCGGCCCCTCGACCGCGCGCGGTCGGCGTTCCGGCGCCGCTCGCTGATCGTCGTCGTCACCGACGAGGCGCGGCCAGAGGCCGGGCACGAGCAGCTCCTGCGGTCGCTGCGCGTGCGCCACGAAGTCATGGTCGTCCAGGTCGCGGACCTCTCCCCCGTGGGCGCCGGGGTCGGGCCGCACGCCACGGGCGACGTCACCGACGTCGACGGGACGTTGCGCCTGCCGGCGTTCCTGCGGGGCCGGGCCGCGCTCGCCGAGCCCGCGGCCCAGGCTCTCGCCGCCCGGCGCGCCGAGGTGGCGGAGCGGCTGCGCACGCTGCAGGTCGAGGGCGTGCTCGTCGAGGGGTCGGACGACGTGGTGCAGCGGTTCGTCGAGCTCCTGGGGAGGCAGAAGCGTGCCCGTCGATGA
- a CDS encoding cytochrome c oxidase assembly protein, whose product MTTTALRRAPSDARPANPWWLVLAGPFAVVVAVVAVLAAGAFSAAFTVPAGFPDPGVLARLGTPVVTVLTELSVALTLGSLVLAACVLPAGTPVRKALGVAGASAATWAVLSVVQVVLRYSSISSTPITGPTFGDQLGLFVSQVSLGRNYLAVIVVAALTSAAALAVRGATGAMWTAALALVAIAMQANTGHAAGAVSHELAVSSMFLHLAGAALWVGGLGTLAVVRVRGGIGRAEFASSVARYSAIALWCYVAVAVSGIANASIRVDTLAGLTTDYGILLLTKLALLLVLGAVGFAHRELVVRRLAGPTAVARPGADRSSSPGATTGSSKVSSRGSASKPAKGTGSSSTGGAKGAAAEGTRWLFWRLVAVELAIMGAVSGVAVALGSTAPPVPQEEPVDTSAAYQVTGHALPPEPTLARWFTEWRWDLLPAFACVAALVVYLRWVRRLARRGDSWSVGRTVSWCIGIAILFWVTSGGPAMYGHVLFSAHMVQHMILAMVVPIFLVLAAPVTLLLRAVPPRKDGSRGPREWVLAIVTSRVGQFFAHPIVAAVNFAGSMIVFYYTPAFELALTTYAGHLAMLAHFTLAGYLFANALVGIDPGPHRPPYPQRLLLLFATMAFHAFFGVALTTGEVLLVPEWFGLLGRDWGPSAIVDQQRGGGVAWGIGELPTLILAIVVAVMWTRSDEREAKRSDRQADRDGDAELQEYNAMLAKMSKRDD is encoded by the coding sequence GTGACCACGACTGCCCTGCGCCGCGCGCCGTCGGACGCCCGACCCGCGAACCCGTGGTGGCTCGTCCTCGCCGGACCGTTCGCCGTCGTCGTCGCCGTCGTCGCGGTGCTCGCCGCCGGCGCGTTCTCGGCCGCGTTCACCGTCCCCGCCGGCTTCCCCGACCCGGGCGTGCTCGCGCGCCTCGGCACCCCGGTGGTCACCGTCCTCACCGAGCTCTCCGTCGCCTTGACGCTGGGCTCGCTCGTCCTCGCCGCGTGCGTGCTGCCCGCCGGGACGCCGGTGCGCAAGGCGCTCGGGGTCGCGGGCGCGTCGGCGGCGACGTGGGCCGTGCTGTCGGTCGTGCAGGTCGTGCTGCGCTACTCGTCGATCTCGAGCACGCCGATCACGGGCCCGACGTTCGGCGACCAGCTCGGGCTGTTCGTCTCGCAGGTCAGCCTGGGCCGCAACTACCTCGCGGTCATCGTCGTCGCGGCGCTGACGTCCGCCGCCGCGCTCGCGGTGCGTGGTGCGACGGGCGCGATGTGGACGGCCGCGCTCGCGCTCGTCGCGATCGCGATGCAGGCCAACACGGGGCACGCCGCGGGGGCCGTGAGCCACGAGCTCGCCGTCTCCTCGATGTTCCTCCACCTCGCCGGCGCGGCGCTGTGGGTCGGCGGCCTGGGCACGCTCGCCGTCGTGCGTGTACGGGGCGGGATCGGGCGCGCGGAGTTCGCGTCGTCCGTCGCGCGGTACTCCGCGATCGCGCTGTGGTGCTACGTCGCCGTCGCCGTCTCGGGCATCGCGAACGCGAGCATCCGCGTCGACACGCTCGCCGGTCTGACCACCGACTACGGCATCCTCCTGCTCACCAAGCTCGCCCTCCTGCTGGTCCTCGGCGCGGTCGGGTTCGCGCACCGCGAGCTCGTCGTGCGACGGCTCGCGGGTCCGACGGCGGTCGCGCGGCCGGGCGCGGACCGCTCCTCGTCGCCGGGTGCGACGACGGGCTCCTCGAAGGTCTCGTCGAGGGGGTCGGCGAGCAAGCCCGCGAAGGGCACGGGCTCGTCGTCCACGGGGGGCGCCAAGGGCGCCGCCGCGGAGGGCACGCGCTGGCTGTTCTGGCGCCTCGTCGCGGTCGAGCTCGCGATCATGGGCGCGGTGTCCGGGGTCGCGGTCGCGCTCGGGTCGACCGCGCCGCCGGTGCCGCAGGAGGAGCCGGTCGACACCTCTGCCGCGTACCAGGTGACCGGGCACGCGCTGCCGCCCGAGCCGACGCTCGCGCGCTGGTTCACCGAGTGGCGCTGGGACCTGCTGCCCGCGTTCGCGTGCGTCGCGGCGCTCGTCGTCTACCTGCGGTGGGTGCGCCGCCTCGCGAGGCGCGGCGACTCCTGGTCCGTGGGGCGCACGGTGTCGTGGTGCATCGGCATCGCCATCCTCTTCTGGGTGACCTCCGGCGGGCCGGCCATGTACGGGCACGTGCTGTTCAGCGCGCACATGGTCCAGCACATGATCCTCGCGATGGTCGTGCCGATCTTCCTCGTGCTCGCGGCGCCCGTGACGCTGCTCCTGCGCGCCGTGCCGCCGCGCAAGGACGGGTCGCGCGGGCCGCGCGAGTGGGTGCTCGCGATCGTGACGTCGCGCGTGGGGCAGTTCTTCGCCCACCCGATCGTCGCCGCGGTGAACTTCGCCGGGTCGATGATCGTCTTCTACTACACGCCCGCGTTCGAGCTCGCCCTGACGACCTACGCCGGGCACCTCGCGATGCTCGCGCACTTCACGCTCGCGGGGTACCTGTTCGCCAACGCGCTCGTCGGGATCGACCCCGGACCGCACCGCCCGCCGTACCCGCAGCGGCTGCTCCTGCTCTTCGCGACGATGGCGTTCCACGCGTTCTTCGGCGTCGCGCTGACCACGGGCGAGGTGCTGCTCGTCCCGGAGTGGTTCGGGCTGCTGGGTCGGGACTGGGGCCCGAGCGCGATCGTCGACCAGCAGCGTGGCGGCGGCGTGGCCTGGGGCATCGGCGAGCTGCCGACGCTGATCCTCGCGATCGTCGTCGCCGTCATGTGGACGCGCTCCGACGAGCGCGAGGCCAAGCGGAGCGACCGTCAGGCCGACCGCGACGGCGACGCCGAGCTCCAGGAGTACAACGCCATGCTGGCGAAGATGTCGAAGCGAGACGACTGA
- a CDS encoding prolyl oligopeptidase family serine peptidase, with protein sequence MSNDAATPGTSDPSETPFHDLDQYLAIPRVGGLALSPDGARLVTTVQTLDPQRTGYRTALWEVDPAGHEPARRLTRSAQGESSATFTGAGDVLFTSARPDPDGGSDDDPKAALWLLPASGGEARVVATAPAGVSGPLAAADAPVVSVAASVLPSARDLAHDAELRSARKDAKVAAILHSAYPVRQWDHDRGPDEAHRFVGDLTTLVDEPARPLPATAAPTDARAEAGSPAPHAAGPQGTAGHHAADERDARLLDLRDVTRGVDQAAAPGRALHDHSADLSADGTTLVTTWQVAGPGPQVRNTLVAVDTSTGARRTLVDEPSAEAHRPRISPDGAWVAFVRETISTPHQAPEESLAVVPLHAPDGPAGAGAGHDDSATTRAENHATPRTLVPHWDRWPTSLRWLPDGSGLLVTADDDGRGPVFLVAFSPDGTTENGTAERVTSDDAVFTDVQVGPDGRTAYALRTSYLEPSHPVRIDLGAFLDSGGAGARTPVPATPLRGPVATPDLPGTLVDVETAASDDVRVRGWLALPHGASADDPAPLLLWIHGGPLGSWNAWSWRWNPWLMVARGYAVLLPDPALSTGYGQDFVQRGWGAWGKAPYTDLLAITDAVEGRPEVDATRTAAMGGSFGGYMANWVAGHTDRFRAIVTHASLWALDQFGPTTDHAYYWAREMTPEMALDNSPHRFVGDIVTPMLVIHGDKDYRVPIGEGLRLWYELLQSSGLPAGADGETVHRFLFYPDENHWILQPQHAKVWYQVVLAFLAEHVLGTTPGQADAALPPTLG encoded by the coding sequence GTGAGTAACGACGCCGCCACGCCCGGTACCTCCGACCCGTCCGAGACCCCCTTCCACGACCTCGACCAGTACCTCGCGATCCCGCGCGTCGGAGGGCTGGCGCTCTCGCCCGACGGCGCGCGCCTGGTCACGACCGTCCAGACGCTCGACCCGCAGCGGACCGGGTACCGGACCGCGCTGTGGGAGGTCGACCCCGCGGGGCACGAACCGGCGCGTCGGCTCACGCGCAGCGCCCAGGGCGAGTCGAGCGCGACGTTCACCGGGGCGGGCGACGTGCTCTTCACGTCCGCCCGGCCCGACCCCGACGGCGGGTCGGACGACGACCCGAAGGCGGCCCTGTGGCTGCTGCCGGCGTCCGGCGGCGAGGCGCGCGTCGTCGCGACGGCCCCCGCGGGCGTGAGCGGTCCGCTCGCGGCGGCGGACGCGCCCGTCGTGTCGGTCGCGGCGTCGGTGCTGCCGAGCGCGCGTGACCTCGCGCACGACGCCGAGCTCCGGTCCGCGCGCAAGGACGCCAAGGTGGCCGCGATCCTGCACAGCGCGTACCCCGTGCGCCAGTGGGACCACGACCGCGGCCCGGACGAGGCGCACCGGTTCGTCGGCGACCTCACGACCCTCGTCGACGAGCCCGCCCGGCCGCTCCCGGCCACGGCCGCCCCGACCGACGCGCGGGCGGAGGCGGGCAGCCCCGCGCCGCACGCCGCCGGACCTCAGGGCACTGCCGGGCATCACGCCGCCGACGAGCGCGACGCGCGACTCCTCGACCTGCGTGACGTGACCCGCGGCGTCGACCAGGCTGCCGCCCCGGGGCGCGCGCTGCACGACCACTCGGCGGACCTGTCCGCCGACGGCACGACCCTCGTCACGACGTGGCAGGTCGCGGGGCCCGGTCCGCAGGTGCGCAACACGCTCGTCGCGGTCGACACGTCGACGGGCGCGCGCCGCACGCTCGTCGACGAGCCGAGCGCGGAGGCGCACCGGCCCCGCATCTCGCCCGACGGTGCGTGGGTCGCGTTCGTGCGCGAGACCATCTCGACGCCGCACCAGGCCCCGGAGGAGAGCCTCGCCGTCGTGCCGCTGCACGCCCCCGACGGCCCCGCCGGCGCGGGCGCGGGTCACGACGACTCCGCGACGACGCGCGCCGAGAACCACGCGACCCCGCGTACGCTCGTGCCGCACTGGGACCGCTGGCCGACGTCGCTGCGCTGGCTCCCGGACGGCTCGGGCCTGCTCGTCACGGCCGACGACGACGGCCGCGGGCCGGTCTTCCTCGTCGCCTTCTCCCCGGACGGCACGACCGAGAACGGCACCGCCGAGCGCGTGACGAGCGACGACGCGGTGTTCACGGACGTGCAGGTCGGGCCCGACGGCCGCACGGCGTACGCGCTGCGCACCAGCTACCTCGAGCCGTCGCACCCGGTGCGGATCGACCTCGGCGCGTTCCTCGACTCGGGTGGGGCCGGGGCCCGCACGCCCGTCCCCGCGACCCCGCTGCGCGGCCCCGTCGCGACGCCCGACCTCCCCGGCACGCTCGTCGACGTCGAGACGGCGGCCTCCGACGACGTGCGCGTGCGCGGCTGGCTCGCGCTGCCGCACGGCGCGTCGGCCGACGACCCGGCCCCGCTGCTCCTGTGGATCCACGGCGGCCCGCTCGGGTCCTGGAACGCGTGGAGCTGGCGCTGGAACCCGTGGCTGATGGTCGCGCGCGGGTACGCGGTGCTGCTGCCCGACCCGGCGCTGTCGACGGGGTACGGCCAGGACTTCGTGCAGCGCGGCTGGGGCGCGTGGGGCAAGGCGCCGTACACGGACCTGCTGGCCATCACCGACGCGGTCGAGGGTCGCCCCGAGGTCGACGCGACGCGCACGGCCGCGATGGGTGGCTCGTTCGGCGGGTACATGGCGAACTGGGTCGCGGGCCACACGGACCGGTTCCGCGCGATCGTCACGCACGCGAGCCTGTGGGCGCTCGACCAGTTCGGCCCGACGACGGACCACGCGTACTACTGGGCGCGCGAGATGACGCCCGAGATGGCGCTCGACAACAGCCCGCACCGGTTCGTGGGCGACATCGTCACACCGATGCTCGTCATCCACGGCGACAAGGACTACCGCGTGCCGATCGGCGAGGGCCTGCGGCTCTGGTACGAGCTCCTCCAGTCGTCCGGCCTGCCCGCCGGGGCCGACGGCGAGACGGTGCACCGGTTCCTGTTCTACCCGGACGAGAACCACTGGATCCTGCAGCCGCAGCACGCGAAGGTCTGGTACCAGGTGGTGCTCGCGTTCCTCGCCGAGCACGTGCTCGGCACCACGCCGGGCCAGGCCGACGCCGCACTGCCGCCAACCCTCGGCTGA
- a CDS encoding AAA family ATPase: protein MAAGHGSISTQDLDRASHLLKRVGQVFDQRVVGQDALRTALVSSLLAGGHILLESVPGLAKTTAAQTLAAAVDGTFHRIQCTPDLMPNDIVGTQIFNYATGEFTTQLGPVHANVVLLDEINRSSAKTQSAMLEAMQEKQTSIGGENYALPDPFMVLATQNPIEEEGTYVLPEAQMDRFLMKEVLTYPTPPQELEILQRVATGQMTQPLTAQPISLDDVRFLRGLVDDVYVDDSIKRYVVDLINTTRFSGPRPIPGLDRHVRVGASPRGGIALMRVGQALAILAGRAYVIPDDIKAVRYSVLRHRLVRTFDALANDVPPEQLVDAVFDAVPTP, encoded by the coding sequence ATGGCCGCAGGGCACGGCAGCATCTCCACGCAGGACCTCGACCGCGCGAGCCACCTGCTCAAGCGCGTCGGCCAGGTCTTCGACCAGCGCGTCGTCGGCCAGGACGCGCTGCGCACGGCGCTCGTCAGCTCGCTCCTCGCGGGCGGGCACATCCTGCTCGAGTCCGTGCCCGGGCTCGCCAAGACGACGGCGGCGCAGACCCTCGCGGCCGCCGTCGACGGCACGTTCCACCGCATCCAGTGCACGCCCGACCTCATGCCGAACGACATCGTCGGCACGCAGATCTTCAACTACGCGACGGGCGAGTTCACGACCCAGCTCGGCCCCGTGCACGCGAACGTCGTGCTGCTCGACGAGATCAACCGCTCGTCGGCCAAGACGCAGTCCGCGATGCTCGAGGCGATGCAGGAGAAGCAGACGTCGATCGGCGGCGAGAACTACGCGCTGCCCGACCCGTTCATGGTGCTCGCGACGCAGAACCCCATCGAGGAGGAGGGCACGTACGTCCTCCCCGAGGCCCAGATGGACCGCTTCCTCATGAAGGAGGTGCTCACCTACCCCACGCCGCCGCAGGAGCTCGAGATCCTCCAGCGCGTCGCGACCGGGCAGATGACGCAGCCCCTCACGGCGCAGCCGATCTCTCTCGACGACGTCCGCTTCCTGCGCGGCCTCGTCGACGACGTGTACGTCGACGACTCGATCAAGCGCTACGTGGTCGACCTCATCAACACGACCCGGTTCTCCGGCCCACGCCCGATCCCCGGCCTCGACCGTCACGTGCGCGTCGGCGCGTCGCCGCGCGGCGGCATCGCGCTCATGCGCGTGGGCCAGGCGCTCGCGATCCTCGCGGGCCGGGCGTACGTCATCCCGGACGACATCAAGGCCGTGCGCTACTCGGTGCTGCGGCACCGCCTGGTGCGCACGTTCGACGCGCTCGCGAACGACGTGCCGCCGGAGCAGCTCGTGGACGCCGTGTTCGACGCCGTCCCCACGCCCTGA
- a CDS encoding PPOX class F420-dependent oxidoreductase, with translation MSTDAVGTTDATAAAPAPDAAGLGEPALLALVAARHQGVLATVKKDGRPQLSNVLYAWDAEEGVARVSVTADRAKTRNAARDARVSLQVSAEDFWSYAVVEGDAELSAVALDPHDAAADELVETFRAASGSEHPDWEEFRRAMVADRRQVLRVRATRVYGMARLPQP, from the coding sequence ATGAGCACCGACGCCGTCGGCACGACCGACGCCACTGCCGCCGCGCCCGCCCCCGACGCCGCAGGGCTCGGCGAGCCCGCGCTCCTCGCCCTCGTCGCCGCGCGCCACCAGGGCGTCCTCGCGACCGTCAAGAAGGACGGCCGACCACAGCTCTCCAACGTGCTCTACGCGTGGGACGCCGAGGAGGGGGTCGCGCGCGTCTCCGTGACCGCGGACCGTGCCAAGACCCGCAACGCGGCACGTGACGCGCGCGTCTCCCTCCAGGTGAGCGCCGAGGACTTCTGGAGCTACGCCGTCGTCGAGGGCGACGCCGAGCTGAGCGCGGTCGCGCTGGACCCGCACGACGCCGCCGCCGACGAGCTCGTCGAGACCTTCCGCGCCGCCTCGGGCAGCGAGCACCCCGACTGGGAGGAGTTCCGGCGCGCGATGGTCGCCGACCGCCGCCAGGTGCTGCGGGTCCGCGCGACCCGCGTCTACGGGATGGCGCGGCTGCCGCAGCCGTGA